Sequence from the Cellulomonas fimi ATCC 484 genome:
CAGCGGGTCGAACTCCTCGAGCGGGATGATCCGCAGGCGCGGCAGCTGCACGTTGAACGCGGCGACGTCGGACTCCAGGTCGAACACCTGCAGCCCGCGCGACGAGAGCCCGGCCAGCGCCGTGCTGGTGAACTCGCGGAAGGCCAGCAGCCCCACACGGCGGTCGCCCGCGTCGACGAGCGTCTCGACCTCGGGGGCGAAGTCGCCGTCGTGGCTCGCGAGGAGCACGTCGCCGCCGCGCGCGGCGATGGCCTCGAGCGTGCGCTTGATGCCGACGTCGACGACCTTCTCGTACGACTCGCCCGACAGGGGGATGGGCGTGAACCCGATCGCGAGCAGCGCCTGCACGAACGACATCGGCAGGGACCCGTTCGACGCGTTGAGGAAGAACAGCGCCTTGACCGGCTGCCCCCACGCCTGCTGCGCGAAACCCAGCACCCGCTCCCAGCGCGGGCGCTGCTCGGGAGTCGGCCGGCCGCCGAGGATCGACGAGCCCAGCGTCGCGTCGATGTTCTCGCCGTCGACGAGCAGGTAGGTGGTCCGGTCGCCCGCGTCGGTGCTCATCGGCCCAGCGTATCGACGCAGACGGCGCCGGGCCGGTGACCGCGCGGCGTGCGCGACCACCGGCCCGGTGCCCGGGCCCGTCGGGACCCGACGACCGACGGCCCGTCAGCCGACCGTGCAGGGCGTGCCGTTGAGCGAGAACGCCGTCGGCGCGGCGTTGGTGCCCGTGTGCGAGCCGTTGAAGCCGAACTGCGCGGTGCCGCCCGCCGGGATCGAGCCGTTCCACGGGGCGTTGCGGACCGTCACGGCCGAGCCGGACTGCGTGACCGTCGAGCTCCACGCCTGGGTGACCTGCTGGCCGGACGGGAAGCTGAACGTGAGCGTCCAGCCGTCGACCGGAGCGGAGGACGTGTTCTTCACGGTGACGTTCGCGGTGAAGCCGGTGTTCCACTGGTTGACGCCCCACAGCACCTGGCACCCGGCCGGACCGGACGTCGGGGTCGGCGTCGGCGTCGTGGGCGTCGGGGTCGGCGTGGTGGGCGTCGGCGTCGGGCTCGCGCCGAAGGCCTCCATCACGGCGGCGTAGGCCGGCTTCTTGGCGTAGCTCGCGTCCCACACCAGCGCGGCCCCCTCGCCCGGGAAGACGTCCGGCACCCACGAGTACTTGTCGGTGATGCCCCAGACGGTCACGCCCTGGCAGCGGGTCACCTGCATGCAGGCCTGCACGACCTTCTTGTAGTCGGCCGCCTGGGTCGCGAGCTTGGTCGCGTCGGAGGGCGTCCGCATGCGGATGTCGAGCTCGGTGATGCGCACGTCCACGCCCAGGTCCGCGAACCGCTGCAGGTTCTGCCGGAAGTCGCCCGGCACCTGGCCGACGATGAGGTGCGACTGGAACCCGACGCAGTCGAGCGGGACGCCGCGCGCCTTGAAGTCCTTGACGAGGTCGTAGAGCGAGTTGCTCTTCGCGTTGATGCCCTCGACGTTGTAGTCGTTGATGCACAGCTTGGCGGTCGGGTCCGCCGCACGTGCCGCCCGGAACGCGGTCTCGATGTAGCCGTTGCCGAGCTTCTGCTGGAACGCCGAGTCCTGCCGGCGGCCGCCGCCGTCGGCGAACGCCTCGTTGACGACGTCCCACGACGCGACCTTGCCCTCGAAGTGGTCGGCGACCTTCGTCACGTGGTTGACCATCGCGCTCTCGAACGCGGAGCCGTTGAGGTTCTTCGCCCAGTCGGGCAGCTGCGAGTGCCAGACGAGCGTGTGGCCGTACAGCTCCTTGCCGGTGTCGGCGGCGTAGCTCGCGACGCGGTCGCCCGCGCCGAAGGAGAAGCTGTTCTGCGAGGGCTCGGTGGCGTCCCACTTCATCGCGTTCTCGGCGACGACGAGGTTGAACTCGCTGTCGGCGATCGCCTTGTACTGCGCCTCCGAGAGCCGGTTGGGGTCGAGCGCGAAGCCGAAGTCCCGGCCGGCGCCGTCGGCGGCCTCCTTGAGCGTGGTCGCGGCCTGGGCGGGCAGCACGACCGTGGCGCCGACGACGAGCGTCGCCGCCGCGGCGGCGAGCGTCGTGCGCAGAGCGGTGCGGGCGCCGCGGGCCGGGTGGCCGGGTGCGGGCGTGGTCCTAGGCATGATGTCCTCCTCGTCGAGCCAGTGCCGGGTGCACCCTGTGACGTGGGGGCCCGTCCGCGGGAGGTGCTGAATCATTTCGGCCCGCCCTGGCCTGCAGTTTCGATACCGTCGCTGTTTCGACAGCCAACCGAGGGGGAGCCGATGGTCGAGGGCACGGCGGGCGCCACGGGCACCCGCGAGGCCACCACGCGCGAGGCTGCCGAGGCGTGGGAGTCGCTGTTCCGTGCCCAGGTCGCGCTCATGCGACGGTTCCAGCGCGACGACGTGTGGGACCCGCTGACCATCCGCGAGTACGACGTGCTGTTCACGCTGTCCCGCTGCCCCGGCCTGACCGCGCGGATCAAGGAGCTCGGCGAGGGCAGCCTCCTGACGCAGCCCAGCCTGTCGCGCATGGTAGAGCGCCTCGAGGCCGCCGGCCTGGTCTCGCGCGGTCCCGTCGTGGGCGACGCGCGGGGCGTCGCGGTGACCCTCACGCCCGAGGGGCAACGTGTCCAACGCGACATCGGGCGCCGGCACGTCCGCTCGATCCGCCGGCTCGTCGGCGGGGCCCTCGACGCCGAGGAGCTGGCCGCGTTGCGCCTGCTCACGGACAAGCTCCGCGCCGCCCAGGCGGACATCCCCGACCCCTCCTGAACGGCCGCGGGACCTCGGGCCCATCCGTCGGAGCCTCCCACGGGACACGATGGACAAGTCGTCCGAGGGGCGGGCGGCGACAGGGAGGAGCGGGCATGCGGATCCTGGTGACGATCGCCTCGCGGCACGGGGGCACCTGGGGCATCGGCGAGGTCGTCGCGAGCACCCTGCGCGAGCGCGGCCACGACGCGGAGCTGCGGGCCCCGGAGGACGTGACGGACCTGACCGGGTTCGACGCCGTCGTGCTCGGCTCGGCGGTGTACGTCGCGCACTGGATGCCGGCGGCACGCGACCTCGCGGACCGGCTCGGCGCACAGCTCGCGGAGCGCCCGGTGTGGCTCCTGTCGTCCGGGCTGGCCACGCAGCCGGCGGCGTCGGCGAACTCGCCGCACGAGATCCGTGACCTGGTCGAGCGCATCGGTGCCCGCGGGCACCGCAGCTTCCACGGCCGGCTCGACCGGTCGGTCCTGTCCTTCACGGAGCGCGCGACGATCTCGGCCGCGCGGGCCCGCGAGGGCGACCACCGCGACATGACCGCGGTCGCCCGCTGGGCGGAGCAGATCGCGGACGCGCTGGCGCCCGTACCCGCCTGACGGCCCCGCCGTGGCCGTTCCGGTCGGCACCCTCCGGTGCCGGTCGGTCCGGGCCGGTCAGGAGGGCGGGTCGAGGGCGCGCAGCGCGCGCAGCTCGGCGGCGACCGCGGCGGGCGTCGGCCGGTCGGCAGGGTCGCCCGCGGTCATCGCGGCGAGCAGGAGCTCCCAGTCGCGGCCGAGGTCGGACGGCACCTCGACGGGCCGCAGCAGTCGTGCGAGGGAGGCCGTGAGCGGGTCCCCGGGGTAGACGCGGTGCCCCGTCAGGCACTCGAGCAGCACGAGTCCGAGCGAGTACACGTCCGTGGCCGGGCCCACCTCGCGGCCCAGGGCCTGCTCCGGGCTCTGGTAGCTCGCGGTGCCCGACGACGGCTGCGTCCGCGACGCGGTCGACGACGTGCTCACCGCGATGCCGAAGTCCGCGAGCACGACCGGCAGCCACGGCGAGTCGAACCGGCCGCCGGGGGAGGACGGGCGCTCGGCGACGAGCACGTTCGACGGCTTGACGTCCCGGTGCACCACGCCCGCGCCGTGCGCGTGGCCGAGCCCGAGCGCGAGCTGGCGTCCGACGTCCGCGACGAGCCCGCGCGGCAGGGGGCCGTCGGCGACGACGTCGCGCAGGGTGCGCCCCTCGACGAGCTCCATGACGAGGAACGCGACGGGGCCCACGCCCGTGAGCTGGTCGGCGCCGACGTCGAGCAGCGCGACGAGGTGCGGGTGCGCGAGGCCCGCGAGGACCCGCGCCTCGGCGGCGTAGCGGCGGATCTCCTCGCCGTCCGCCGCGCCCAGGTCGAAGACCTTGACCGCGACGCGGCGGTCCAGCCGCAGGTCCGTGGCGCGGTACACGGCGCCCGAGCCGCCCGAGCCGAGCGCGTCGTCCAGCCGGTAGCGCCGCCCGAGCACGGCGCCGGCGGGGGCGCTGAGGTCGGTCAGGGGCACGGGGCGGGTCCTTCGGTCGGCGTCGTCGGGGTGTGGCGCGGGACGGCGGTGCGGATGACCGCTCGATCGACGGTAGGAGCCCGCGCGGGTCGTCGCACGCGGAGCGGGCGTCTTCACCGGATCGTGATCCCCACGTGCGTCGATCGCTTGCGCGATCGTGCAAGCCGCTTGCGTCGAGTCGACGTAGCATGCAGTCATGTCGCGACGGCTCGCAGAGGTGGCACGCAAGGTCGGCGTCTCGGAGGCGACCGTGAGCCGCGTGCTCAACGGGAAGCCGGGCGTGTCCGAGCAGACGCGCGAGGCCGTGCTCACGGCGCTCGACGTCCTCGGCTACGAGCGGCCGACCAAGCTGCGCGGCGAGCGCGCCCGGCTCGTCGGGCTCGTGCTGCCCGAGCTGCAGAACCCGATCTTCCCCGCGTTCGCCGAGGTCGTCGGCGGCGCCCTCGCGCAGCAGGGGTTCACCCCGGTGCTGTGCACGCAGACCGCCGGCGGCGTCTCGGAGGCCGACTACGTCGAGCTGCTGCTCGGCCAGCAGGTCTCGGGCATCGTGTTCGCGGGCGGGCACTACGCCCAGCGCGACGCGACCCACGGGCACTACGCGCGTCTGACGAGCCGCCAGCTGCCGGTCGTGCTCATCAACGCCTCGATCGACGAGCTGCCCTTCCCGCGCGTGTCCTGCGACGACGAGGTCGCGATCGAGCAGGCCGTCGGGCACCTGGTGGCGCTCGGCCACACGCGCGTCGGGCTCGTCCTGGGTCCGGTGGACCACGTGCCGTCCGAGCGCAAGCTGCAGGCGGCGCGCGCGGTCGCGGGGCGGCTCGGGATCGAGCTCGGTGCGCATCAGGTCGTGCGCTCGGCGTACTCGCTCGAGAGCGGCCAGGCCGCCGCGAGACGGCTGCTGCGGGAGGGGGTCACGGGCATCGTGTGCGCGAGCGACCCGCTGGCGCTCGGGGCGATCCGCGCGGCGCGCCGCGCCGGCCTGCGCGTCCCCGACGACGTGTCCGTCGTCGGCTATGACGACTCGGCGTTCATGAACTGCACGGAGCCGCCGCTGACGACCGTGCGCCAGCCCATCGAGCCGATGGGACGCGCGGCGATCGACCTCCTGGTGAGCCAGATCAACGGCGCGGCCGTGCCGCAGGACGAGCTGCTGTTCGAGCCCGAGCTCGTGGTGCGCGGGTCGACGGCGCCCGCGCCCGCCGCTGCGCGGAGGACCTGACCCGCGCCGCACCACCCGGTCCGCCGACGACCCCGCCCCACCGAGGGGTGGGGTCGTTTCACGCGCGCTGCGATCACGTTTCGGTAACGCGGCTGTCGAGTTCTTGCGTCGATCCTGCTCGGCGCTTTAGTGTCCCGTCCATCGCGAGCGCCTCGGCGCCCGCACCTCCCGGCGACGCTGCCGGGAGCGGAGCGCGAGAGACGAGACCCCGTGACGCAGGCGCAGCCGCCGACCGACCCGACCTGGTGGCGGGACGCGGTCATCTACCAGGTGTACCCGCGCAGCTTCGCCGACGGCGACGGCGACGGCACGGGCGACCTCGCGGGCCTCCGGCAGCGCCTGCCGTACCTGCGCGACCTGGGCGTCGACGCGATCTGGGTCACGCCCTGGTACCGCTCGCCGCTCGCCGACGGCGGCTACGACGTCGCCGACTACCGCGCGATCGACCCCGCGTTCGGCACGCTCGCCGAGGCCGAGGAGACGATCGCCGAGGCGCTCGCGCTCGGGATCCGCACGATCGTCGACGTCGTCCCGAACCACGTGTCGCAGGAGCACGCGTGGTTCCGTGCCGCGCTCGCGGCCGGGCCGGGCAGCCCGGAGCGTGCCCGGTTCTGGTTCCACCCCGGCAAGGGCGAGCACGGCGAGGTCATGCCGACGCAGTGGGTCTCGTCGTTCCAGGGCAGCACGTGGACCCGGACGACCGACGCCGACGGGACGCCCGGCGAGTGGTACCTGCACCTGTTCGCGCCGCAGCAGCCCGACCTCAACTGGTCGCACCCCGACGTGCGCGCCGAGCTCGAGGACGTCCTGCGGTTCTGGTTCGACCGCGGCGTCGGGGGCATCCGCATCGACTCCGCCGCGCTGCTCGTCAAGGACCACGACCTGCCCGAGGTGCCCGAGCGGCCGGGGCCGGGGGAGCACCCCCACCTGGACCGCGACGAGATCCACGACGTCTACCGGTCGTGGCGCGCGGTCGCGGACTCCTACCCGGGCACGCGCGTGCTCGTCGGTGAGGTGTGGCTCGAGGACACGGCGCGGTTCGCCCGGTACCTGAGGCCCGACGAGATGCACACGGCCTTCAACTTCGACTTCATGGCCCGCCCCTGGGACGCGCGGGAGCTGCGGGCGTCCGTCGACGCGACGCTCGCCGCGCACGAGCCGGTCGGCGCCCCCGCGACGTGGGTGCTGTCCAACCACGACGTCACGCGCCCCGTCACGCGGTACGGCCGCGCCGACACCCGCTTCTCGTTCGCCGCCAAGCGGTTCGGGACGCCCACGGACCTCGCCGTCGGCCGGCGCCGCGCACGTGCCGCCGCGCTGCTCACGGCCGCGCTGCCCGGGTCGTTGTACGTCTACCAGGGCGACGAGCTCGGCCTGCCCGAGGTCGAGGACCTGCCGCTCGACGTCCTGCAGGACCCCATGCACGTCCGGTCCGGGGGCACGGACCCCGGCCGGGACGGGTGCCGGGTGCCGCTGCCGTGGTCGGGCACCGCCGCCCCGTACGGGTTCAGCGACCCCCGCGCCGACGGAGCGCCGGCGCGGCCGACGTGGCTGCCGCAGCCCGCGGACTGGGCCGGCCTGACGGTCGCGGCGCAGGAGGCCGACCCGTCGTCGACGCTCCGCCTCTACCGCGCCGCGCTCGCCCTGCGCCGCGCGGAGCCCGCGCTCGGCGACGGGACGCTCACCTGGGTCGACACGGCGCCCGAGGTGCTCGCGTTCGCCCGCGGCGACGTCACGTGCGTCGTGAACCTCGGCGCCGACCCCGTACGGCTGCCCGCCCACACCGACGTCCTGCTGACGAGCGACCCGCTCGAGGACGGCCTCCTGCCGCGCGACACCGCCGCGTGGCTGCGCACCTGACCTGCACCTCCCCACCACCCGGGCGGGTCCACCCCGGAACCGCCCGACCGCACACCGCAGTCCCCGCCCGCGGCCGCACCGGCGACCGCTTCCCGAAGGAGTGACGATGAGGTCCTCGCGCACCACCGCACTGGCCGTGGCCGGTGTGCTCTCGATCGGGCTGCTCGCCTCGTGCAGCAGCGACGACGCCGACGGCACGGGCGAGGGCGGCAAGGTGAAGATCACCGTCGCCGGCCTGCTGCCCACCGCCGACGACGCGGCCAAGGAACAGCTCGCCGAGCGGGTCGCCGCGTTCGAGGAGGAGCACCCCGACATCGACGTCGAGACCGAGGACTACGAGTGGAAGGCGTCGACGTTCACGACGCAGCTCGCGGGCGGCACGCTGCCCAACGTCTTCGAGATCCCGCTGACCGACGGCAAGACGCTCATCGAGAACGGCCAGCTCGCCGACATCGACGCGCAGGTCCGGGCGCTGCCCTACGGCGACGACTTCAACGAGGCGCTGCTCGCGAACGGCACGGGTGACGACGGCAAGGTCTACGCCGTCCCGGCCAAGTCGATCTACGCGGTCGCGCTGCACTACAACCGCAACCTCTTCGAGCAGGCGGGCCTGGACCCCGACCAGCCCCCGACCACGTGGGACGAGGTCCGCGAGTACGCCAAGCAGATCCACGACGCCACGGGCGTCGCGGGCTACGCGACCATGGCGCTCGACAACGCGGGCGGCTGGCAGCTCGCCGCGGGCGCGAACTCGCGCGGGGGCGTCATCGAGACGTTCGACGGCGAGCAGTACACCGCGACGCTCGACGACCCCGCGGTCGCGGAGCACCTGCAGTGGCTGCACGACCTCAAGTGGGAGGACGGCTCGCTGCTCGACCGCACCGACCTCGGCTGGGGCGACATCAACACCGAGTTCGCGGCGGGCAACCTCGCGATGTACACCTCGGGCTCCGACGTCTACAACTCGCTCGTCGAGGCCAACGGCGTCACGGCCGACTGGGGCTACGGCCTGACCGCGATCCCGACGTCGGGCGACGGCGGCGCGCTCACCGGCGGCACCATGGCCGCCGTCACGAAGCAGTCGACGGACGAGCAGAAGGACGCCGCCGTGAAGTGGATCGACTGGTGGTACCTGAGCAAGCTGCAGGACCAGGACCAGGCGGTCGCCGACGCGAGGACGCGGGCCGAGGCCGACCCGGCGCAGGCCGTGGGCACGCCCGTGCTGCCGATCTTCTCGAAGGAGAACTACGAGCAGTCGCTCGAGTGGGTCGCGGACTACGTCAACGTCCCGCTCGAGGACATGACCGGCTACACGGACGTCATGTTCGACCAGGAGCTCGTGCCCGAGGCGTCGGCGGCGGTGCAGGACCTGTACGCGCAGCTGTTCCCGGTCGTGCAGGCCGTGATCTCCGACGAGGACGCGGACGTCGACGCGCTGCTCGCCACCGCGAACGAGGCCGCGCAGCAGGCCATCGACGGCTGAGCCGCGGACGCCGGACGGGCGGCCCCCCCTGCCCGCCCGCCCGGCGTCCGCCCCTGCCCTGGCCCTCGGACCGACAGGAAGCACCCCATGACCACGGCCGACGCCGTCCGCACCGACCGACCCCCCGCCCTCGCGCGCCGTGAGCGAGCCCGCACGCCCGCGACGTGGGTGCGCCGCGGCGGCCTGTCCTCGCTCGTCCTCGCCCTGCCGCTGCTGCTGGTGTTCGGCATCTTCTCGTGGTGGCCGATCGTGCAGGCCGTCGTCATGAGCGTCCAGGAGACGAACCTCATCGACCCGCCGACCTTCGTCGGGCTCGAGAACTTCCTGACGATCTTCGCCGACCCGCTGCTGCCCACGGTCGTCCGGAACACCGCATGGTTCGCGCTGCTGGCGCTCGTCTTCGGCTACCCGGTCCCGCTGGTGGGCGCCGTGCTCATGAGCGAGCTGCGACGGCGCAAGGGCCTGTACTCCGTGCTCGCGTACCTGCCGGTCGTCGTGCCGCCCGTCGTCGCGGTGCTGCTGTGGAAGTTCTTCTACGACCCGCGGCCGGAGGGCGTGTTCAACACGATCCTCGGGGCCGTGGGGCTGGGCCCGTACTCGTGGCTCAACGACCAGGCGATGGCGATGCCGGCGCTCGTGCTCGAGGCCACGTGGGCCGCGGCCGGCGGGACGGTGATCATCTACCTCGCCGCGCTGATCGGGGTGCCGTCGGAGCTCTACGACGCGGCCGAGGTCGACGGCGCGTCGGTGTGGCGCAAGGTGTGGCACGTGACGATGCCGCACCTGCGCGGAGTCCTGTTCATCACGCTGATCCTGCAGGTCATCGGCACCGCGCAGGTGTTCCTCGAACCGTTCCTGTTCACCAACGGCGGCCCGAACCACGCGACGCTCACCGTGATGTTGTGGGTCTACCAGCTCGCGTTCACGTCCATCGGCAACAGCTTCGGCGAGGCGACGGCGCTCAGCCTGCTCCTCGCCGCGTTCCTCGCCGTGATGTCGCTCGTCTACTTCCGCCTGACCCGCAGCTGGAGCCAGTCGTGACCACCGTGCAGACCCCGTCCTCGCTGCGCACGACGCAGCCCGCGCCCGCCGTGCCGGGCGACGTCGACGCGCGCGTGCGGCGCCGTCGCCGGCGGCTCGTGATCGACTCCGGCGAGCGCGGCGCCCTGTCCACCGCGGACTGGCGCCGCCCGCTCGTCAAGCACACCTGGCGCTCGATGCACCTGGTGCTGCTCGTGCTGCTCGTCGTGTGGTGCCTCGGCCCGCTCCTGCTGCTCGGCAAGTTCGCGTTCACGCCGACGCAGGACATCCAGAGCACGCCGCTCGCGTTCTTCCCGAACGGCGCGACGACGCACAACGTCGAGATGGCGTGGACGAGGTACCACATCGGCCAGTTCTTCCTGAACACCGTGTGGGTCGCCGTGGGGTCGTGGTTCGTGCAGGTGCTCGTCGCGACGACCGGCGGGTACGTGCTGTCGGTGCTGCGGCCCGCGTGGGCTCGGGCGCTCCACTGGGCGGTGCTGGCCACGCTGTTCGTCCCGGCCGTCGTGCTGCTCGTTCCGCTGTACAAGATCGTCGTCGACCCGCCGATCGGGCCGAGCCTCATCAACAGCTACCTCGCGGTGTGGCTGCCCGCCGGTGCGAGCGCGTTCAACGTCGTGCTCGTCGCCCGGTTCTTCGACTCGCTGCCGCGCGAGATCTTCGAGGCCGCGCGCATGGACGGCGCCGGACCGTTCCGGCTGTTCCGCAGCATCGTCCTGCCGATGAGCAGGCCGATCGTCGGCGTCGTGTCGGTGTTCGCGGTGATCGCGTCGTGGAAGGACTTCCTGTGGCCCTTCCTCGTCCTGAAGTCCGACGCCGTCAAGCCGCTGTCGGTCTACCTGCAGTCGATGGCGAACGTGGACAAGGGCACGCTCATGGCGGCGCTCGCGATCTCGACGCTCATCCCGGTCGCGATGTTCCTCGTGTTCCAGCGCATGTTCCTGCGCGGCGCGGGCCTCGGCGGGGCGGTCAAGGGCTGAGCCCCGGCGCCCGCAGGTTTCTGACAACGTGTCGGGTCAACGTCACGGCGAGGGCGGCTCGACTCGGGAGGGACCGTCCGTGCGTGCGGTGCGATGATCGGACGGTGGCCCCCGACACCCCGCTGAGCACCCCCGCGCCCGCTGCCGGTCCCGCCGACAGCCCCCGCCCCGCCGACGCCGAGAACCCCGTCGCGCCGTACGACGCGCTGCTGCTGTTCTCGTTCGGCGGGCCCAACGGCCCCGACGACGTGATGCCGTTCCTGCGGAACGTCACCGCGGGCAAGGGGATCCCCGACGAGCGGCTCGCCGAGGTCGCCGAGCACTACCACCACTTCGGCGGCGCCAGCCCGATCAACGCCCAGAACCTCGCGCTGCAGAAGGCGCTGCAGGACGAGCTGGCCCGCCGCGGCCTCGACCTGCCCGTGCTGTGGGGCAACCGCAACTGGGAGCCGTACACGCGCGACGCGCTCGCGGCCGCCCACGCCGACGGCGCCCGCCGGATCGTCGCGCTCGTGACCAGCGCCTACGCGTCGTACTCCGGCTGCCGGCAGTACCGCGAGAACCTCTGGGCCTCGCTCGACGAGCTGGGCGGCGACCTCGGGCTCGCGGAGGGCACGCACCCGCTGGCCGCCGACAAGGTGCGGCCCTACTTCAACCACCCGGGGTTCGTTCAGGCCAACGTCGACGCGGTCGCCGAGGCCTACGCCGGGCTCGCCGCCGACGCCGCCGCGCAGGCGCGGCTCGTGTTCGTCACGCACTCGATCCCCGACACCATGGAGGAGGCGTCCGCGGTGAGCGGCGCCGCCTACAGCGCGCAGCACCTCGACGTCGCCGCGACCGTCGCCGCCGCCGTCTCGGAGCGTCTCGGGCGCGACGTGGCGTGGGACCTCGCGTACTGCTCGCGGTCGGGCCCCCCGAGCCAGCCGTGGCTCGAGCCGGACGTCAACGACCACCTGCGCGCGCTCGCGGAGCAGGGCGTGACGTCGGTCGTCCTGTCGCCCATCGGGTTCATCTCCGACCACATGGAGGTCGCGTTCGACCTCGACACCGAGGCGCTCGAGACCGCCGCCGAGCTGGGCCTGACCGCCGTGCGGGCCGACAGCGTCGGCACGCGGGAGCCGTTCGTCCGCGGGCTCGTCGACCTCGTGCTCGAGCGGGCCGCGCTGGCCCGGGCGCTGGACGCGGGCACCGCCGACGCGAGCACCGCCGAGGGCGCGGCCGTCGGGGACCTCCCGCCGTGGCGGGACGTCTGCCGCCCCGGCTGCTGCCGGCAGCGCGCCGGCGTCGCGTCCGGCATCCCCGCCGCCTGTTCCACCGACCCCTGGTCCTGAGCCGGTCGTCGCCGGCACCCACCCCGCAGCGCACCCCTCCGGAAGGACGCACGTGAGCCACCCCACGCCCGACACCGAGGCGATCAACGCCACCGTCCGCTACACG
This genomic interval carries:
- a CDS encoding NYN domain-containing protein; the protein is MSTDAGDRTTYLLVDGENIDATLGSSILGGRPTPEQRPRWERVLGFAQQAWGQPVKALFFLNASNGSLPMSFVQALLAIGFTPIPLSGESYEKVVDVGIKRTLEAIAARGGDVLLASHDGDFAPEVETLVDAGDRRVGLLAFREFTSTALAGLSSRGLQVFDLESDVAAFNVQLPRLRIIPLEEFDPLRYL
- a CDS encoding endo-1,4-beta-xylanase, whose translation is MPRTTPAPGHPARGARTALRTTLAAAAATLVVGATVVLPAQAATTLKEAADGAGRDFGFALDPNRLSEAQYKAIADSEFNLVVAENAMKWDATEPSQNSFSFGAGDRVASYAADTGKELYGHTLVWHSQLPDWAKNLNGSAFESAMVNHVTKVADHFEGKVASWDVVNEAFADGGGRRQDSAFQQKLGNGYIETAFRAARAADPTAKLCINDYNVEGINAKSNSLYDLVKDFKARGVPLDCVGFQSHLIVGQVPGDFRQNLQRFADLGVDVRITELDIRMRTPSDATKLATQAADYKKVVQACMQVTRCQGVTVWGITDKYSWVPDVFPGEGAALVWDASYAKKPAYAAVMEAFGASPTPTPTTPTPTPTTPTPTPTSGPAGCQVLWGVNQWNTGFTANVTVKNTSSAPVDGWTLTFSFPSGQQVTQAWSSTVTQSGSAVTVRNAPWNGSIPAGGTAQFGFNGSHTGTNAAPTAFSLNGTPCTVG
- a CDS encoding MarR family winged helix-turn-helix transcriptional regulator: MVEGTAGATGTREATTREAAEAWESLFRAQVALMRRFQRDDVWDPLTIREYDVLFTLSRCPGLTARIKELGEGSLLTQPSLSRMVERLEAAGLVSRGPVVGDARGVAVTLTPEGQRVQRDIGRRHVRSIRRLVGGALDAEELAALRLLTDKLRAAQADIPDPS
- a CDS encoding flavodoxin domain-containing protein — its product is MRILVTIASRHGGTWGIGEVVASTLRERGHDAELRAPEDVTDLTGFDAVVLGSAVYVAHWMPAARDLADRLGAQLAERPVWLLSSGLATQPAASANSPHEIRDLVERIGARGHRSFHGRLDRSVLSFTERATISAARAREGDHRDMTAVARWAEQIADALAPVPA
- a CDS encoding serine/threonine-protein kinase; this translates as MPLTDLSAPAGAVLGRRYRLDDALGSGGSGAVYRATDLRLDRRVAVKVFDLGAADGEEIRRYAAEARVLAGLAHPHLVALLDVGADQLTGVGPVAFLVMELVEGRTLRDVVADGPLPRGLVADVGRQLALGLGHAHGAGVVHRDVKPSNVLVAERPSSPGGRFDSPWLPVVLADFGIAVSTSSTASRTQPSSGTASYQSPEQALGREVGPATDVYSLGLVLLECLTGHRVYPGDPLTASLARLLRPVEVPSDLGRDWELLLAAMTAGDPADRPTPAAVAAELRALRALDPPS
- a CDS encoding LacI family DNA-binding transcriptional regulator; amino-acid sequence: MSRRLAEVARKVGVSEATVSRVLNGKPGVSEQTREAVLTALDVLGYERPTKLRGERARLVGLVLPELQNPIFPAFAEVVGGALAQQGFTPVLCTQTAGGVSEADYVELLLGQQVSGIVFAGGHYAQRDATHGHYARLTSRQLPVVLINASIDELPFPRVSCDDEVAIEQAVGHLVALGHTRVGLVLGPVDHVPSERKLQAARAVAGRLGIELGAHQVVRSAYSLESGQAAARRLLREGVTGIVCASDPLALGAIRAARRAGLRVPDDVSVVGYDDSAFMNCTEPPLTTVRQPIEPMGRAAIDLLVSQINGAAVPQDELLFEPELVVRGSTAPAPAAARRT
- a CDS encoding glycoside hydrolase family 13 protein, whose translation is MTQAQPPTDPTWWRDAVIYQVYPRSFADGDGDGTGDLAGLRQRLPYLRDLGVDAIWVTPWYRSPLADGGYDVADYRAIDPAFGTLAEAEETIAEALALGIRTIVDVVPNHVSQEHAWFRAALAAGPGSPERARFWFHPGKGEHGEVMPTQWVSSFQGSTWTRTTDADGTPGEWYLHLFAPQQPDLNWSHPDVRAELEDVLRFWFDRGVGGIRIDSAALLVKDHDLPEVPERPGPGEHPHLDRDEIHDVYRSWRAVADSYPGTRVLVGEVWLEDTARFARYLRPDEMHTAFNFDFMARPWDARELRASVDATLAAHEPVGAPATWVLSNHDVTRPVTRYGRADTRFSFAAKRFGTPTDLAVGRRRARAAALLTAALPGSLYVYQGDELGLPEVEDLPLDVLQDPMHVRSGGTDPGRDGCRVPLPWSGTAAPYGFSDPRADGAPARPTWLPQPADWAGLTVAAQEADPSSTLRLYRAALALRRAEPALGDGTLTWVDTAPEVLAFARGDVTCVVNLGADPVRLPAHTDVLLTSDPLEDGLLPRDTAAWLRT
- a CDS encoding ABC transporter substrate-binding protein, which codes for MRSSRTTALAVAGVLSIGLLASCSSDDADGTGEGGKVKITVAGLLPTADDAAKEQLAERVAAFEEEHPDIDVETEDYEWKASTFTTQLAGGTLPNVFEIPLTDGKTLIENGQLADIDAQVRALPYGDDFNEALLANGTGDDGKVYAVPAKSIYAVALHYNRNLFEQAGLDPDQPPTTWDEVREYAKQIHDATGVAGYATMALDNAGGWQLAAGANSRGGVIETFDGEQYTATLDDPAVAEHLQWLHDLKWEDGSLLDRTDLGWGDINTEFAAGNLAMYTSGSDVYNSLVEANGVTADWGYGLTAIPTSGDGGALTGGTMAAVTKQSTDEQKDAAVKWIDWWYLSKLQDQDQAVADARTRAEADPAQAVGTPVLPIFSKENYEQSLEWVADYVNVPLEDMTGYTDVMFDQELVPEASAAVQDLYAQLFPVVQAVISDEDADVDALLATANEAAQQAIDG
- a CDS encoding carbohydrate ABC transporter permease, which encodes MTTADAVRTDRPPALARRERARTPATWVRRGGLSSLVLALPLLLVFGIFSWWPIVQAVVMSVQETNLIDPPTFVGLENFLTIFADPLLPTVVRNTAWFALLALVFGYPVPLVGAVLMSELRRRKGLYSVLAYLPVVVPPVVAVLLWKFFYDPRPEGVFNTILGAVGLGPYSWLNDQAMAMPALVLEATWAAAGGTVIIYLAALIGVPSELYDAAEVDGASVWRKVWHVTMPHLRGVLFITLILQVIGTAQVFLEPFLFTNGGPNHATLTVMLWVYQLAFTSIGNSFGEATALSLLLAAFLAVMSLVYFRLTRSWSQS